The Cryobacterium sp. SO1 genomic sequence GATCGAAGCTTGCTGCTTTCATTCGACGCCGCACGCGGTTGCGCACTACCGCGCCGCCAACGTTCTTGGCGACGATGAACCCGAACCGCACCGGAGTGGGTTCTGGGTTGCGGCGCAGATACGCCACCGTGTGCGGGCCGACGACCCGTACACCTCGTCGAACGACAGCTTTATAGTCGCTCCCGCTCGTGATGCGATTGGCGTGAGCGAGCACGGGAGGTCTTACGCGGAGAGTTCGGTGC encodes the following:
- the rnpA gene encoding ribonuclease P protein component: MLAHANRITSGSDYKAVVRRGVRVVGPHTVAYLRRNPEPTPVRFGFIVAKNVGGAVVRNRVRRRMKAASFDLLPGVPAGTEIVFRALPTSVHASWPDLVAELSNALIKGQRAR